From a single Bacillus pumilus genomic region:
- a CDS encoding RNA polymerase sigma factor yields MKKRKIEDQFADYVMEHKHSFYRLSYSYVKNPEDAMDVVQEAIHKALKSVHRLEDVSKMHSWFYKIVVNAALDFLRKKKRVQVTDDDTLEFLSQGESDVYEDQDVRQAIEDLPEMYRVIIILRFFEDLKLEDIAHILDENENTIKTRLYKALRLLKVELSQEEM; encoded by the coding sequence ATGAAGAAACGAAAGATTGAGGATCAATTTGCTGATTACGTAATGGAGCATAAACATAGTTTTTATCGATTGTCCTACAGTTATGTCAAGAATCCAGAGGATGCGATGGATGTCGTTCAAGAGGCGATTCATAAAGCGCTCAAATCTGTCCACCGGCTAGAGGATGTAAGTAAGATGCATAGCTGGTTTTATAAAATCGTAGTGAACGCTGCCCTAGACTTTTTACGAAAGAAGAAGCGGGTGCAAGTGACAGATGATGACACGCTTGAATTCTTATCACAGGGCGAATCAGATGTCTATGAGGATCAAGACGTCCGACAAGCCATAGAGGATTTGCCCGAAATGTACCGAGTCATCATTATCTTGAGATTCTTTGAAGATTTAAAACTAGAGGACATCGCCCACATTCTAGATGAAAATGAAAACACCATTAAAACAAGATTATATAAGGCGCTGCGGCTTTTAAAAGTAGAATTATCACAGGAGGAAATGTAA
- a CDS encoding manganese-dependent inorganic pyrophosphatase — MGKTLVFGHKNPDTDTICSAIAYADLKNKIGVEAEAVRLGEINGETQYALDFFKQEAPRFIETATNETKQVILVDHNEFQQSVSDIDQVQVTEVIDHHRIANFETSEPLYYRAEPVGCTATILNKMYKENQVTIEKEIAGLLLSAIISDSLLFKSPTCTQQDIDAAHELAKIAGVDPEVYGLDMLKAGADLSQKTIQELITLDAKEFALGSSKVEIAQVNTVDIAEVTARQADIEAKINEVIAEKGLDVFVLVITDILENDSLALALGAEAAKVEKAFNVTLENNTALLKGVVSRKKQVVPALTDALSS, encoded by the coding sequence ATGGGAAAAACACTCGTATTCGGACACAAAAATCCTGACACAGACACGATTTGCTCTGCTATCGCTTACGCTGATCTAAAAAACAAAATTGGCGTCGAAGCAGAAGCGGTCAGACTTGGAGAAATCAATGGAGAAACACAATACGCATTAGATTTCTTTAAACAAGAAGCACCTCGTTTCATTGAAACGGCTACAAACGAAACAAAGCAAGTCATTCTTGTCGATCATAACGAATTCCAGCAAAGTGTAAGCGATATTGATCAAGTACAAGTGACTGAGGTTATCGACCATCACCGTATTGCCAACTTTGAAACAAGTGAACCTCTTTACTATCGCGCTGAGCCTGTTGGCTGCACAGCAACGATCTTGAACAAAATGTACAAAGAGAACCAAGTGACGATTGAAAAAGAAATCGCTGGTTTGCTTTTATCTGCCATCATTTCTGATTCCTTACTATTCAAATCCCCAACTTGCACACAGCAGGATATTGATGCTGCGCATGAGCTGGCAAAAATCGCGGGGGTAGACCCTGAAGTATATGGTTTAGACATGCTGAAAGCAGGAGCTGACCTAAGCCAAAAAACGATTCAAGAATTAATCACACTGGATGCAAAAGAGTTCGCACTAGGCAGCAGCAAAGTGGAAATTGCACAAGTTAATACAGTAGATATCGCCGAAGTAACAGCAAGACAGGCTGACATTGAAGCGAAAATCAATGAAGTCATTGCAGAGAAAGGTCTTGATGTATTCGTTCTAGTGATCACAGACATTCTAGAAAATGACTCCCTTGCACTTGCACTTGGTGCCGAAGCTGCAAAAGTAGAAAAAGCATTTAACGTCACACTTGAAAACAACACCGCTTTACTTAAAGGTGTTGTATCAAGAAAGAAACAAGTCGTACCTGCACTAACAGACGCACTTTCTTCATAA
- a CDS encoding DUF3298 and DUF4163 domain-containing protein — MDKYLEQLKDEYLEIPIPPEYDAMVERTLKRKNKKPHFQQWTIGLVAAAALFVTTVNVSPQAARAISEVPVIGELVKVVTFTEFKKSDQGTNIDLKTPHVSGLGDGTLQDSLNQKYLAENKKLYQDFEKETKGYKNGHLSVESGYEVRTNNDQILSLGRYKVTTQASASEEMTYDTVDKKNHVLITLPSLFKDDRYIDVISENIKEQMKKQMKEDSNKMYWIGKQDMADPFKKIKPDQSFYINSKGKLVISFNEYDVAPGYMGVVEFTIPTSVLKDILVSDMYIH, encoded by the coding sequence ATGGATAAGTATTTGGAACAGTTAAAAGATGAATATTTAGAAATCCCTATTCCACCGGAATATGATGCTATGGTTGAACGAACATTGAAACGAAAAAATAAAAAGCCTCATTTTCAACAATGGACTATCGGACTTGTTGCTGCGGCTGCTCTATTTGTCACGACTGTGAATGTCAGTCCACAGGCGGCAAGAGCCATTTCAGAGGTACCTGTCATTGGCGAGCTGGTGAAAGTCGTGACATTCACAGAATTTAAAAAGAGCGATCAAGGAACGAATATTGACCTTAAAACACCACACGTTTCTGGGCTTGGGGACGGAACATTACAAGACAGCCTGAATCAAAAATATTTAGCTGAAAACAAAAAGCTGTATCAAGATTTTGAAAAGGAAACAAAGGGTTATAAAAATGGTCATTTAAGTGTTGAGAGTGGATATGAAGTGAGAACAAACAATGATCAAATTCTTTCACTAGGTCGATACAAGGTGACGACTCAGGCTTCTGCGTCAGAAGAAATGACGTATGATACGGTTGATAAGAAAAACCATGTACTCATTACATTACCAAGCCTGTTTAAAGATGATCGTTATATTGATGTGATTAGTGAAAATATTAAAGAACAAATGAAGAAACAGATGAAAGAGGATTCAAACAAAATGTATTGGATTGGCAAGCAAGATATGGCGGATCCATTTAAGAAAATTAAGCCAGATCAAAGCTTCTATATCAATTCAAAAGGGAAGCTTGTGATTTCCTTTAATGAATATGATGTGGCGCCTGGATACATGGGTGTAGTGGAATTCACGATTCCAACAAGTGTGTTAAAGGATATCCTTGTCAGTGATATGTACATTCATTAA